From a region of the Candidatus Brocadia sp. genome:
- a CDS encoding nucleotide sugar dehydrogenase, which produces MGDLLEKIKSKKAKIGVVGLGYVGLPLALEFVRNGYCVTGIDKSKERVESLNKGRSYVIDVKSEDITQFIEKGLLCVTHDVSALSALDAVSICVPTPLTKTKDPDMSYIIGVGQEVKNHMHKGQLFILESTTYPGTTEELVLPLLEEGGFTVGKDVFLAFSPERIDPGNKKYSVKNIPKVIGGVTPRCTELASCLYGHIIETIIPVSSPRVAEMVKLLENTFRNVNIALVNEIAIMSERLNIDVWEVIDAAKTKPFGFMSFYPGPGLGGHCIPIDPLYLSWVAKKNGFELRFIALADQVNSAMPEFVVEKITDALNDAEKSVKGSNIHILGVAYKKDVDDLRESPALEIMNILRAKGAKITYTDPYIQEIAYQKLSMKSKPLSKEVLSRTDCAVIVTDHSNFDYNLIVANSKLIVDTRNALKGIQKKHIVRL; this is translated from the coding sequence GTGGGAGATTTATTAGAAAAAATTAAATCCAAGAAGGCCAAAATAGGCGTCGTGGGGCTTGGTTACGTTGGTTTGCCCCTCGCCCTCGAATTTGTGCGCAACGGCTACTGCGTTACCGGGATTGACAAAAGCAAAGAACGTGTCGAGTCCCTGAACAAAGGCAGGTCGTATGTAATCGATGTAAAGAGTGAGGATATCACACAATTTATCGAAAAAGGGCTTTTATGCGTCACCCATGACGTCAGCGCCCTGTCGGCGCTCGACGCGGTTAGTATCTGCGTCCCAACGCCGCTGACAAAGACAAAAGACCCTGACATGTCATATATTATTGGCGTAGGTCAGGAAGTGAAGAACCACATGCATAAGGGCCAACTCTTCATTTTGGAGAGCACCACGTATCCGGGCACGACAGAAGAACTCGTGTTGCCGTTACTGGAGGAAGGGGGGTTCACGGTAGGGAAAGACGTCTTCCTGGCATTTTCTCCCGAACGTATCGATCCCGGCAATAAAAAGTACTCGGTGAAAAACATTCCGAAGGTAATCGGGGGCGTCACTCCGCGGTGTACGGAACTGGCAAGTTGCTTATACGGACATATCATTGAAACCATTATCCCCGTTTCATCGCCGCGGGTGGCAGAGATGGTAAAGCTCCTGGAAAACACCTTCAGGAACGTCAATATCGCATTGGTCAATGAAATTGCGATCATGTCGGAACGCCTGAATATTGACGTATGGGAGGTTATTGATGCCGCAAAGACAAAGCCCTTTGGTTTTATGTCGTTTTATCCGGGACCGGGGCTGGGGGGGCATTGTATTCCCATCGACCCGTTGTACCTTTCCTGGGTTGCCAAAAAGAATGGTTTTGAATTGCGGTTCATTGCGCTTGCAGACCAGGTAAACAGTGCCATGCCTGAATTTGTGGTGGAGAAGATTACCGATGCGCTGAACGATGCAGAAAAGAGCGTCAAGGGATCTAATATCCATATCCTGGGTGTTGCATACAAAAAGGACGTGGATGATCTGCGCGAATCGCCAGCCCTTGAAATTATGAATATCTTACGGGCGAAGGGCGCTAAGATAACTTACACCGATCCGTATATCCAGGAGATTGCCTATCAGAAACTCAGCATGAAATCAAAACCGCTTTCGAAGGAGGTCTTGTCCAGGACTGATTGCGCTGTGATTGTCACCGATCACAGTAATTTTGATTACAACCTGATTGTGGCCAATTCGAAACTGATTGTCGATACCCGCAACGCCTTAAAAGGCATTCAGAAAAAACACATCGTGCGACTCTAA
- the glyS gene encoding glycine--tRNA ligase subunit beta → MIDLLFEIGTEEIPASYLAPALNQMKILFAERAKKHRLEMQSLYGTGTPRRLTLFVKGLTDRQESVTEEILGPAASIAFDTAGNPTRAGSGFARSQGVGISDLQIKKTPKGEYCFAIRRIEGRETLHLLPEILTEIIRGISFPKSMKWKGSTLFFARPIRSLLALFGDEVIPVEIHGIPAGRFTSGHPFLSGKRMEVPAADWDWYKQSLNQEKVVVDMDERREILRTKITRLMKPYGAAIDDEGLLDEVTNLVEYPNAIECSFDEEFLDTPGDVIVTAMKAHQRYFPIKKRDGKLSNKFIAVLNRDENNARTAVQGNERVLKARLSDARFFWKEDRKVSLEKRVDDLKNLAFLEKLGNYRDRTDRIVNLSEYLSHRLIAMNQLPIEADALAKRAALLCKADLLTQMVGEFPSLQGIMGREYAEWDGEEPEVAVAIAEHYMPRFAADTIPASKIGAVVGLADKLDTICSCFALRLIPTGSQDPYSLRRHAYGIIRIIEACGFTLDMQEVLFKASSLLPVFQEKPERTHHQTAQDKCVQDIKDFFRDRLFQINIERGHRHDLVNAVLSTGAGCHDIHDFFQRLQALSRVSKESWWPDLVTVVERTFNIGKKASSSGFVEERLFTEPEERKLWDIYKANETSIRNQVGEKRYEDACRAYYEVFARPVHSFFDKVYVNVEDESVRNNRLLLVRTINALYSEKIADLSCMEMSGNKP, encoded by the coding sequence ATGATTGACCTGCTTTTTGAAATCGGCACGGAAGAAATTCCCGCCAGCTATCTTGCCCCCGCGTTGAACCAGATGAAAATCTTGTTTGCAGAACGCGCAAAAAAACACCGCCTGGAGATGCAGTCTCTGTACGGAACAGGAACACCCAGAAGATTGACCCTGTTTGTGAAGGGTCTTACCGACCGGCAGGAAAGTGTGACCGAAGAGATCCTGGGGCCTGCCGCATCAATTGCCTTCGATACGGCGGGAAATCCTACCAGGGCCGGGTCGGGTTTTGCCAGATCACAGGGTGTCGGGATATCTGATCTTCAGATAAAAAAGACCCCGAAGGGGGAGTATTGCTTTGCAATAAGGAGGATCGAAGGGCGGGAGACGTTACACCTTTTGCCGGAAATATTGACCGAGATTATCCGAGGCATCTCATTCCCCAAATCGATGAAATGGAAAGGGAGCACGCTCTTCTTTGCGCGTCCCATACGCTCACTCCTTGCGCTCTTCGGAGACGAGGTTATTCCGGTCGAAATACATGGGATACCGGCCGGCAGGTTTACCTCCGGACATCCTTTCCTGTCCGGAAAAAGGATGGAGGTTCCCGCTGCCGATTGGGATTGGTATAAACAATCGCTGAATCAGGAAAAGGTCGTCGTTGACATGGACGAACGCCGTGAGATCCTGAGAACAAAGATCACCCGCCTGATGAAACCCTATGGCGCCGCCATTGACGACGAAGGGTTGCTGGATGAAGTAACCAACCTCGTGGAATACCCCAACGCCATTGAATGCAGCTTTGACGAGGAGTTTCTGGATACCCCCGGCGATGTTATCGTAACGGCCATGAAGGCGCACCAGCGATATTTCCCCATCAAAAAACGGGACGGGAAGCTTTCGAATAAGTTTATCGCGGTACTGAACCGCGACGAAAACAATGCCCGAACGGCGGTCCAAGGGAACGAACGGGTGTTGAAGGCGCGGCTCTCTGATGCCAGATTTTTCTGGAAAGAAGACAGAAAGGTTTCGCTGGAAAAGCGGGTGGACGACCTTAAAAATCTTGCATTCCTTGAAAAGCTGGGAAATTATCGAGACAGGACCGACCGGATTGTCAACCTTTCCGAATATCTGTCGCACCGGCTGATCGCGATGAATCAGTTGCCGATAGAAGCCGATGCGCTGGCGAAACGCGCCGCCCTTTTGTGCAAGGCAGACCTCCTTACCCAGATGGTCGGCGAATTCCCGTCGTTACAGGGAATTATGGGACGGGAATATGCCGAATGGGATGGAGAGGAGCCGGAGGTCGCCGTAGCGATAGCCGAGCATTATATGCCCCGCTTTGCCGCCGACACTATTCCTGCGTCAAAGATTGGTGCCGTGGTTGGTCTGGCTGACAAGCTTGATACCATATGCAGTTGTTTTGCCTTACGGTTGATACCAACGGGTTCGCAGGACCCGTATTCCCTGCGACGGCATGCCTATGGCATTATTCGCATCATCGAAGCGTGCGGATTTACCCTGGATATGCAGGAGGTGCTTTTCAAAGCTTCTTCCCTCCTTCCCGTGTTTCAGGAAAAACCGGAACGCACCCATCACCAGACGGCGCAGGATAAATGCGTACAGGACATCAAGGACTTCTTTCGGGACAGGTTATTTCAGATAAACATAGAGCGGGGGCATCGCCATGACCTGGTAAATGCCGTCTTAAGTACCGGTGCGGGATGTCATGACATTCACGATTTTTTCCAACGGCTACAGGCCTTGTCCCGTGTTTCAAAAGAAAGCTGGTGGCCTGATCTGGTTACGGTCGTTGAAAGGACGTTTAATATTGGCAAGAAGGCAAGCAGCAGCGGATTCGTAGAGGAACGGCTCTTTACGGAACCGGAAGAGCGAAAATTGTGGGATATTTATAAGGCGAATGAAACCTCTATTCGAAACCAGGTGGGTGAAAAAAGATATGAAGATGCCTGCCGGGCATACTATGAGGTCTTTGCCCGCCCGGTCCATAGCTTCTTTGATAAGGTGTACGTGAACGTTGAGGACGAGTCGGTTCGGAATAACAGATTATTGCTGGTCAGGACGATTAATGCATTATATTCAGAAAAGATAGCCGACCTTTCCTGCATGGAGATGTCCGGCAATAAGCCTTAG